The Polaribacter sp. KT25b genome contains the following window.
CTTTTACTTGATAATAATGTTCTTTTGCCATCTTAAAAAAATTTATTTGTCAAATTTATAGCCTTTATTAAAAGCTATCTGTAACTTATATTACAAAGAGGCTGTCTTTTAAAAAACAGCCTCTTTTAAAAAAAATTGGGAAATTTATTTTTTTAGGATACTATCTAAAACTAAATCTTTGTCTAATTTCTTAGTACAGAAAAACCAATCTTTACAATCTAAGTCTTCTGTTGATGTCATTCTTTCTTCTGCTACTCCACAAGATCCCGCAGGAGAAACGATTACATCATCACCAGGATTCCAATCTGCAGGTGTTGCCACATTAAATTTATCCGAAGTTTGCATCGCAATTAAAGCTCTGTATAATTCATCAAAATTACGACCTAAACTTAACGGATAATAAATAATTGCTCTTACAGTTTCATTAGGATCTACAAAAAAGACAGCTCTAACGGCTTGTGTTTTACTTTCTCCTGGCTGAATCATTCCGTATTTTTTAGCAACATTCATAGAAATATCTTCTATTAAAGGAAACTTAACTTCTATGTTTTTCATTCCGTTAAATTCAATTTTATCTTTAATAGTTCTTAACCATGCAATGTGGCTGTATAAACCATCAATAGATAAACCAATCAAACTACAATTTGCTTTCTCAAATTTTTCTTCTAAATGTGCAAAAGTCATAAATTCTGATGTACAAACTGGCGTAAAATCTGCTGGATGACTAAATAAAATAGACCATTTTCCTTTATAATCCGAAGGGTAATTAATTTCTCCTTGAGTTGTTACTGCCGTAAATTGAGGTGCTTTATCTCCAATTCTTGGCATTGCAAATGTTTCTTGTTCTTGATTTGTTTCTTGAGTATTCATAATGTATTTAATTTAATTTGTGTGTTTATTTTAATTGTTATCTGATGTAAAATTACTTTAGAAATGCTACTTGCTTTGTAACATTTGTAACTTAAGCCATACCGAAACTTTATACTAATATAGCAATTACTAATGGTAAAAAATTTAACGTATTCTCTTATCTATAAGCTAATTAAAACATCTAAAAAAAGGATTTTATTTATTTAAAATCGTTTACGTTATCACTTAAATCATACACGTTATCACTTTGTAATAAATTGTTAATAACGCTGCTTCCTGCTGCACTTCTGTAGCCTCCTGCACAATGCACTACAATGGGTTTATCTGTAGGTATTTTATTTTTTGAAGCTCTTAACTGATTTAGTGGAATTGAAATAGCGTTTTCAAAAATCTTACCTTCATCAACTTCACTTTTATTTCTAATATCTATAATTGTGTATTGGTCTGTATTCTTTTTAAAATCTTGAAGATCTAATGATTTATTCGTTTCAAAATTATGAGCTCCTAAAGTAATGATGGATTGTATTTGCTTTTCGTATCCAATTTTTGCAATTCTACTTAATAAAGTATCTAAATCATCAATAGAATTTAGTACCAAATGGAATTTTTCATTTGGCTCTACAATAGATCCTAACCAAGTTTCTATTTTATCATCTTCTGTTTCTGCAATAATATTGATACTTCCTTTTAGATGATTGTTTTTAAAATCATCCGCATTTCT
Protein-coding sequences here:
- a CDS encoding peroxiredoxin — translated: MNTQETNQEQETFAMPRIGDKAPQFTAVTTQGEINYPSDYKGKWSILFSHPADFTPVCTSEFMTFAHLEEKFEKANCSLIGLSIDGLYSHIAWLRTIKDKIEFNGMKNIEVKFPLIEDISMNVAKKYGMIQPGESKTQAVRAVFFVDPNETVRAIIYYPLSLGRNFDELYRALIAMQTSDKFNVATPADWNPGDDVIVSPAGSCGVAEERMTSTEDLDCKDWFFCTKKLDKDLVLDSILKK